One Vespula vulgaris chromosome 7, iyVesVulg1.1, whole genome shotgun sequence genomic window, cgtcgtcgtcttcgtcttcgtcgttgtgTCAAGGTGGGCGTCCTTATGCGACTCTCGCGAGGGTGCTGACGTCAGATTTACATATATGGACACAGGACGACGTatccaaagaaaaaggattttaagagatagagaaagagagaaagaattggTTCCTCTTGAAAGTAAAAATGTACAGTTTAAAGGACTCCGAAAGATTAGATAAACGATTTCTAAAGGTAATcctaaggaagaaaaatgcgTATAGAGGATTAACGATACTACACGTTTGAAATTTGAGATTCATTTCCTTTCGGAATCTCCACCTGGGGTCCTGCTTTTTCATCTTATGAGTCAGACACAAAGAGacgctcttttcttctttctctttctctttctctttttaatctttcatatCTTTATGTACAcgaatcaattatatatatatatatatatatatatatatatatatatgaaaatttaaaaaaaaagaaaaaaaattgtatacgtatatacttaatattttttttttcaaatattaaatattaaaaattaaggtTTAAAACTGTCAACTATAAAAAAATCGTTACGAACACCTAGAACCTGAATCAAAAtgttaatatacaattttgtctttctaaattgaaaaagaaaaaaagagagagagaaaaagttttttctattttttacaatttcctGTTAATAAGGATACGTCCGTTTGACGAAAGATAATTGTCGAGTTTAGTTTCACGAGAAGCTAAACTCGATAAATTTATCGACCAACACAGTGAGATACTCGGTAAACCCACAGTACTCTGCGACACCGAGAGAAATCGACAATGCAAACAAGCCGTAAGGATGAACGCAAATTTTATCAACTGTACCTCCTCTAACTATCCTCTATTGCTGGTACTgctaaatacatatgtatatgcataatGCATAATATAACGAGCTTACCAGTGTCAACGTACTAgacgtatgtatattcgtaCGTACAACCGTTGGAAACCATGTTCGAAAGACGATTGTTAcgagaaaatatgttaaacgaaccatgaatttttaacgaaatgcATCGACTTTTTAGGTTAGAAAAATTGATGCGAAGTTTGTGATccgaataaaaattgatactaTGACACCATTTAATCCAAAGAAAAGCAAATGAGaatcagaaaataaaagtgaagaGAATAAAgcaaaaagatagatagataaataaataaataaataaaataaaaatcatacatGTCAGCAGAGAAAAACCACGAAGTCAAgctttttgatatattcaaacGCGTCGTTGATATAATCTCATCGCGGCACCGTACCGACAAAATTGCGTAATTTTGATAAACACTATATTCATCACCTTGTTCGCCTTGCAATAATAAATCACTTTAGAATGCGAACCACTGTGAACAGAAGCACTTTCGAATAATCTCCCTTTTGATCCCTGAccctatctatctttattaattatctcttAATATCATACTTCCGTGTGAAAGAGTAGAAAATGGGAGGgtgaattttaaaaagaaaatctaacaAATTTATAACGTGTATCCTGAATAATTGATTAACCGTATACGATAGGTTAGAAATACATTCGACGCGGAAGAGAAAAAGCCCGGgaaattcgaattaaaaaatttgcgGATATACGAGTAATAGAAAAGATATGCAtaaggaaatgaaaagaaaaaaaacatggcGGCAATCGAGTTGCATCGTTAAGGCGCGATAAATGGCGGGCAAATTCAAACttagaaatgtaaaaaaattcaagtatCGTATTTACGAAAAAACAGTTCTCTAAGTAGACATAATGATATGGCACATGGTATCAAACGAATACGAGTGATAACAAGCAGTTCGCGTGCAGGAAACATTACGGTGAACGTGAGCTCCGTTAAATCGCGTAACCGTTGTactaataaagaagaatttcattaatatgGATGACACCGCTTGAATTTTATACATGAAGCCCTGTTATCGTAACAGTGACACTGATATACATACTACGCATAACGATCAACACGAATCTCTGTTTTTGAACTGTTCTTATTTCCCcggctttttttttctttttttattttatttttttcttctctgcttcacttttttgtttgcttttttttttacgaaccaCAAGatttgtaacaaaaaaattttttaaatcctcGTATCTTTttatagacaaaaaaaaaaaagaaaaaaattattctgattcaattcgttcgttcattcgttcgttcgttcattcgttcgtataTTTAAATGGTGCACAATGCACACCACTGTATATGATTGCACCAATTGTTGCAATTATTTCAATGATCGTCGGGTAACGATAAACGAAGACAACGTTCAAATCACTCGACAGTTTTATTGATGGTAGCTAAAAATAGGGatcgatgtaaaaaaagaaaaaagaaagaattaaaaaaagaagaagaaagaaaaaacaatttttctcgataacGTCTAGCTAAATACCGCGCCATTATACAAGATGAAACCTCGAATGCTAGAGTCTCGTTTTAATACCCTCAACCAGACACAGTTATCGTGTTATCGTCAGCTTTCTAATGGATATCGAACAACGATACGAGAAAATTCTCAAGAGATTTCATGTTACTCTTTGATGAGATTACAAAGCTTTTAATTtccgattaaataattataaaaatatgaataatcgatacataaatatatatatatatacggaggaagaaaaagtcgTATTGAGAACGTTTTACGACGCAACCAAACGAAATCAATAAGTTttcgaggaaaaaaggagCGCACACGTATATAGAGAAACGGTTAAAGAACGATGTATAGGATCTTTTATGAATCATTATGATATCACGTACATTGGGTTATCGAACGATTGTCAcactactatactactattgctattgctactactactgctactactttTCTACTACATCAGTTGATTCCACCAATAGGCTTAGCacgagaaattatttaaaagtaaaatggATGTGAAACATAACCTACAAACTTTCTACTTTTCTACGTACACGACTGACGCTGTTATAATCTTCTATCTGTATAATATATCTCTTacgatgaataaaattattattattagaagacACGAAATGCACGTTAAAAGCATAAGTTAATATACAATCGAAATAATACGAGTCATCCAATCGTAAATATGTTCGTAAATAaccaacaaaataatttacgcCGGACTCGATGAAAGATGAATACGATGATGACTATGTGAATCAAATAATAAGCAaacaaatcaataaataaataaataatatgtctaattgaaagataagaattattaattattaataataaataattaatctcttcATTCCCAAGATTCACGAGAATATTCTACGatacataataaattcttcgaaCGGACATACAGCGACACTTTGTACAAGATATAGAgacatagaaaataataggCCAAGATCACAAACACAGCAAACGCGATGCTTACAATTGGTTACCTTCCTGATCATTCCAACAACATGGCACACGTATAATCACGAAATTCTTACGTGTATGTAAATCAATCGATCGGAAaaacgtttttattaatacagagtataaatattttactagGAGGAGTCGAActcctttcgtttcattttttacgcAACGCACAAATATAATCATTTGAGGAAACCGTACTCCAATCACGAGTtcagagaaatagagagagagagagagagagagagagagagagagagagagagggagagggagggagagggagtaggacaattttcaatgatagcaaaagaaaaaaaaaatcacaaaaaaGGAAGGTAATGTGTACTTAATCCGCtggtacatacgtacgtgtacgtaGTATATAACTACgcggagaagagagagagagagagagagagagaagagaacgtgTATGTAACGGCCAAGCTCGGACATTCGCACGATGGTCACCCTCAATAAGAGGCTAAAGGGCAATCCATCGCATCAGcaactaaaaaaatataaaatctaaaaaaaacttGAAAGCCCGATCTCCGACGTTGAAATTAAATgttcgacgatgacgatgacgatgacgatgaaactacgaatcatatttttctttcttccttttttttttctttttttctcatctcgAAATTATCAAGGTGGTTCGTACCAtaagctagagagagagaaagagagagagagagagaccgagatggagagagagagagagagggagaaagagagaaaaaagaaacgtaaaactACCTCCCTTTATCGTTCTCACGAAAAGacaggaataaaaaaaaaacatgggGGAACCTAATGTTCTACGTAcgtcatataaaaattcacttaCCGCAAAGTGGTTCCTCCTTTCACGTCGACCAATCGCactcaataataaatttaatgcacaaaaataaatgatttttctgaCCCGGAGAAGAGACACGGACCGCGGACAGGGAAAGACAGAGCACACGACAAAAGTAGAGAAACGATGCTAACGCTTGAAGTTGCTACAAACAAAGGTCGATATCTAATATGGCGTATAATATGTTTCGATCCTTCTAGACTCAACCTACCACAGAGGGACCTATGACAAttgaacgatataaataacCTTAATCGCTATATATTCTTTCCGTTGattgatcgatttaattaGTTGACaagaaaacgtataaataaattaactaaataataataataactaaatttatacgatattaaaaaaagaaagaaagaaaaaagaaagaagaagaaagcttAAGGAAAATTTTCATGAGAGGACAGAACCGAACTACCAATCAGAATACGACTTACGACGATAATACGTTGATCAAAGAGAGTTCATATAATGcgtcaatttcttttcgacgaaataaattattttatcgtcgttATTGTGAAGAAGCGATTattggaataaaaaattttcagagaagattatttaattttctacgataccTTTGATACGTCATGCAAATATGCCTTTATGAATGAAGTCAGTTTGTCATATATGGATGAACCGTAGGTGTGAGAATCTTTATTTAACAATGTTATATTAACACATATATCTGAGCGAAggattatcaaagaaaaacgtGTGGTGTGTTTACGTTTAAATTGAATCAATATATAAGAGGTAATgtaaattaattctaatatattaagACTGTAAAATGcagataaaaatgtttgatcGAAATTAGGAGAAAAGTTTTAAAGGAAAACATGGCAAGAGTACCGGATCAGGAATTAAAAAAGGCATTTTCGGAATTGCACGAGAAAATGGTAGATACCACGCAAAAATTAAAACTGGCTGATgtacaaatagaaaaattaaaacgtacgAAACAACGTGCACAACTTACCGTTAAAGAGATAACCTCTTTGCCACCGGATACAAGAACTTACGAATCCATTGGTCGAATGTTTTTATTTgatgatattgaaaatattaaagtcGGTTTggaaaatagaatgaaagcTGTAGACGAGAAGGTTCAaactttagaaaataataaaacttatttGCAAAAGAGTctgaaagagagtgaaaataATCTTAGAGAGATGATACAACAAAGACAAAGTAAAGATGCATCTGGctgaatattatttcgaaattattcattatatttctcaACGAATATGATACTTCATTAAAGATGCTAattgtttcaatatttcttttgatattttaatttatcattatgtTAACGTTTCACTCATCATTGTCTCTATTGAATTGTAACATTTTCTAAATGctattaaagatataaatcgacgtatatacgtattttttgtttcttattactCGACATTCTGTTCAATAGAATATGCAGTGCGTGCATACcatcgtatatacacacacacacacatgtatgtataaacaCAAACATATTCtagtataaattttcaaagatcGAAACAAACAATTTGTATGTTACTACTCCTCGTTTATTtcggtatttttttttctctttaaatccCTTAATCTctaaaaaaccaaaaaaaaattaaagtaataatttagtAGATTTCACGAGTAGAAAGTAAGATACTTGAATGTTTGCAAATGGGGGGGATAGAAAAGaccgaataattaatatatactcaCGTAACGCCGTcaaattctttgttttttttttttttcgtttcatgtAATACATTAGTCGTCCAACCAATGTGTAATAGTGCATGAGGGCACGagatactttgttttttttttttccatttacaactatgatattttcgaaattgcAGCGCGACAATGtatgtacaaatattattattattattattattattattattattattattattattagaattagtTCTAAACTTAGGTAAGGTAGAAGACAAAATTTCGAAGCATATATTGTAGACGTACAGTGTTAAAagaatttacttttcttctctattgtAAGTATATGACAtccatgtgtgtgtgtgtgtgatgatgaatattattattattattattattattaatattattatttattatttattattattatattgcaaATTTTAAATCCGttgattattaaaaacgtCATATTGTGAAAACGGTACATCGTTTTTATCAGCTTCTTTCAATGTGTTCCTTCTATTCGAATTATACGAAATGTTGGTGAATGTGTAAATTTATTCCTCCGGATCatacaaactttttttttcactcacCTTACccctattatataatattattttgactTGAAAAATTGACCGAGCATCGAATTGTgagatacaataaaaaagaaaaaaatatatatatatcgtcataTAACTAACAACATAACCCGTGCATTACAATAGTACATCACGCGTGACAATCTCTCGGATACAATATCAAATGTCAGTCTTAACTAAAATGATTGCCTTTGTTCAATGTCCTatactctctcattctctctctttctttctcgcgcgctctgtttctttttcactcttgctctttctctctctctctctctctctctctttttattttctcgcacTCTTTCCCTATTTCGTATTATATCCTGACGAATTTCCATAACgaaattcgaagaaattatTGACTCCTGATTATATCTTCTCACTTATTACACGCCAGTTAGCTAATTAACTCCTTTTGCATCCGAGCGAACTATTgtcactattttttttttttttttgttacgaaTAAATTACAAGAATACATCGTTTAAATCAGCACACCTTAAAGTTGTAAAttccaaataaaattatttgttcttaaataaatttaagtaAAACGTATTCTTAATATTACATGGATACACAGCGGCTCGATCGAGAGATATAAATCATTCTtaatatcacatatatatatatgtgtgtgtatgtacatacgtacgtacgtatgtatgtatatatgatatatgtatgatgtgtgtaataagtgtgtatgtatgtatgatgtagtAGGTATACACgccatgcatatatatatacacatacatatatatatatatatttaaaaaaataatccatGTCCCTTGGGTAAAAACCGCTTGCATTGATATAAAACATGAACTCTTGATGCTAGTTGCcgaatgtacatataataaatacaggtataatgtaatttaataataaagtgtATTACGCTTTAAAAATCCTCAAATCTTACCACCTCTCATAATGAAAATTCTGCTAGAAATCAtattgtaagagaaaaaaataatacagcGCAATAttctttgttgttgttgttgttgttaacgtcgattattgttgttgttgttgttgttgttattgttgaaTTAATGCAACCAGCGCCAATATTCGAATTCTTTTAGAAGAATTCAACATTTTATGTTCAAGCTACGATAGAAAGAATCATCTCTTCGTATCAAGTTAACAATTGTTCTTGTTCGAGCGAGGGAATCGGTCTCACTGACCTGTAAAACCTTGAGGTGGTTGACCCGGTACTGAGTATTGTGGTCTAAAGTTTCCAAAATTGGCGGCTCCTGCAAACGTGGCCGGCAATTGTCCTCCAGAAAAACCTGCAGGAAATTGTTGTGCCAATAACGCAGCTTGACCGGCTTGAGAACTATTACCTCCTGGAGCAGTTGCGGCTAATCGGCTCAATATCGACCTCTCGGACATTTGAAGTCTTTGAGCAACCGGAGGAATACGTGCTAATGTTG contains:
- the LOC127065237 gene encoding prefoldin subunit 1: MARVPDQELKKAFSELHEKMVDTTQKLKLADVQIEKLKRTKQRAQLTVKEITSLPPDTRTYESIGRMFLFDDIENIKVGLENRMKAVDEKVQTLENNKTYLQKSLKESENNLREMIQQRQSKDASG